Within the Stenotrophomonas sp. 610A2 genome, the region CGATAGGGCTGGCCGCTTTGATACCAACGGCTGTTCAGCGCATTCCATCGACCGCTATCGCCATAAGTGGCATCGTCCAGCGAGGTGTTGTTGGTTGTGTAGAGGGGCCACGGATAGATGAAGTTCAGGAAGATCCCACCTTCCATCGGCACGTCGATGCCCGGCGCAGTGGTTGCGGAGGTAGCGATGGCCTTGAGCGCTGGTGCGCCACGCTTGAGTGCTGCCCATTGGGTAAAACCGCTGTAGCTGCCGCCATACATGCCGACCTTGCCGTTGCTCCATGGCAGGGCGGCGGCCCAGGCAATCACGGCTGCGGCATCACTGCCATCGTGATCATACGGGCGGATCGGATCAGGGCTGCGGCCCTTGCCGCGACTGTAAGCAACCACGCTGCCGTAGCCGTGAGCAGCCATGGTTTTCGCATCCATCCAGGCCCAGTCGTCATTGGCGTAGATGGTGAAGGTGAGCAGCACCGGTAGCTTCGTGGCCTTGGCCGGATGCATGGAGATGGCGGAGATGCGTGCGCCATCGCGCGTGGTGATGCTGATGTTGCGATCAATGCTGTAACGCCGCGCATCGTCTTCGTTGATCGCCTGCGGAGCCAGCGGTAGAAATTCCGCGTAAGCACGGTGTACCTGCCATGCACGCAGCAAGGCGACGGCTTGTTCGTCGTTCAATGCAGCGACGCTTTCGGTAGCATCGACCAGCCGGTCCCTTTGTTCGCGCAACCGCTGCAGGTTGGTTCCAAAGGCGAACTCGGCCTTCAGCGCCGTTGGGTCATCGAGACGCTGGAAGTTGTCTGCAAAACTGCGTTTCCATGCATCGGCGAAATTGATCCGCTGCGCTAACTGCAGCTGCTTGGCGCGCGCGTAGATCTCGTACTGGAGGTAAAGCGGTGGTTGCTGGGTCGAATCCCCGCGTAATGCGCGCAGCTTGCGGATGCTCTCGAGTGCCTGTGGATACTGGCCCGCGACAATCTGCAGGCGGAAGCGGGTGTCCAGCAGCTGTTGTTCGTCGCCTTGGGACAGGCGGGCCAAGGTGAGTCTTGCAAGCCCTGGCATGGCTGCATCGACATCGGCGGCCTGCAGCCGCGCTGGTGGGGGGACCGACAGGTCCAGGGCTGAGGCACTCCCCGCGCCGAATAACAGTAGTAGGACAAGCAAGCCACGCATGGCGGGACCATCGGTTTGTTCGTTGGCCTTCAATAGCACATCGCATGGATGCGCGTAACGGGAGGCCTGCATTGGTTGCAGCCTTGAAGCAGGCGATGTTAGCCGGGAGTGCAGGCGTTGCGGTGACCTGGGCTCTGGCCGGCGCAAGCAGTTTGACTGCAGTGCCAAAAGCACAACGGGCAGGCGATCGGCCTGCCCGTTGCGTTCACAGCCAAGGATGCTGGATCAGCCGAGGATGCCGGGCAGATCCAGTCCCTTGTCCTTGGCGCAGTCGATGGCGATGTCGTAGCCGGCATCGGCATGGCGCATCACGCCGGTGCCCGGATCATTCCAAAGCACCCGGGCGATGCGCTGGTCGGCGGCTTCGCTGCCGTCACAGACGATGACCACGCCGGAGTGCTGCGAGTAACCCATGCCAACGCCGCCGCCGTGGTGCAGGCTTACCCAGGTGGCGCCGCCGGCGACATTGAGCATGGCATTGAGCAGCGGCCAATCGGAAACCGCATCGGAGCCATCCTTCATCGATTCCGTTTCACGGTTCGGAGACGCAACGCTGCCACTGTCCAGGTGATCGCGGCCGATCACCACCGGTGCGCTCAGTTCGCCATTGCGTACCATCTCGTTGAAGGCCAGGCCGAGCTTGTGGCGCAGTCCAAGGCCGACCCAGCAGATACGCGCGGGCAGACCCTGGAAACTGATGCGCTCACGCGCCATGTCCAGCCAACGGTGCAGGTTGGGATCATCGGCGATGATTTCCTTGACCTTGGCGTCGGTCTTGTAGATGTCCTCCGGGTCGCCGCTCAGCGCCACCCAACGGAACGGGCCGATGCCGCGGCAGAACAGCGGACGCACGTAGGCAGGTACGAAGCCGGGGAAATCGAAGGCGTTCTTCAGGCCTTCGTCGAAGGCCATCTGACGGATGTTGTTGCCGTAATCGACAGTGGGAATGCCGGCGGCATGGAAGGCAAGCATCGCCTCAACGTGCACGCGCATCGCGGCCTTGGCGGCATCACGCACCTTCTCCGGATTGGCCTGCTGTTCGGCGAGCCATTGCTCCACGCTCCAGCCAATCGGCAGGTAGCCGTGCACCGGATCGTGGGCGCTGGTCTGGTCGGTAACGCAATCCGGACGCACGCCTCGACGGACGAGTTCCGGCAGGATCTCGGCGGCATTGCCGAGCAGGGCGATCGACTTGGCCTCATCGCTGGCGGTGTACTTGGCGATGCGCGCCAATGCATCGTCGATGTCAGTCGCCTGCTCGTCGACATAGCGGGTACGCAGGCGGAAATCGATGCTGCTCTGGCGGCATTCGATGGTCAGGCTGCTGGCGCCGGCCAGCGATGCGGCCAGCGGTTGCGCACCGCCCATGCCGCCCAAACCCGCGGTGAGTATCCATTTGCCCTTCAGGCTGCCGCCGTAATGCTGGTGGCCCATTTCAACGAAGGTTTCGTAAGTGCCCTGGACGATGCCCTGGCTGCCGATGTAGATCCAGCTGCCAGCGGTCATCTGCCCGTACATCATCAAGCCCTTCTTATCGAGCTCGTTGAAGTGCTCCCAATTGGCCCAGTGCGGTACCAGGTTGGAGTTGGCGATCAGCACGCGCGGTGCATCCGGATGGGTAGGGAACACGCCGACCGGTTTGCCGGATTGCACCAGCAGGGTCTGGTTGTCGTCCAGGCGCTTCAAGGTTTCCAGAATCTTGTCGTAGCTCTCCCAATCACGTGCGGCGCGGCCGATGCCGCCGTACACCACCAGCGAAGTCGGGTCCTCGGCAACTTCGGCATCGAGGTTGTTCTGCAGCATGCGGAACGGCGCTTCGGTCTGCCAGGACTTGCAGTTGAGCGTATTGCCGCGCGGCGCGCGCGGGTTGCGGGTAGGGTCGTGACGGGTCATGCATTTCTCCTGGTAGAAAATTCCAGACAAGCGCCGAGCACTTGCTGCAAGGTGTTGCGGACGGGGGTTGCGTGTTCGGGGTCGTACGGCGTGGGCCAGCTGTGCTCGTCCACGTCTTCAGGTGCGGGTTCGTGCATATAGCCACGGCAGCCCAGCTCCATCTGCAGGGTATGCACGCCGTTGGCGGTATTGCTGTAATGACGGGTGATCCAGCCACCCTTGAAGCGGCCATTGCGCACGTGCGACATACCGCTCATGGCGCAGAGGTTTTCGACCACGTCGGTCAACGCGTTGTCGCAGGAGGTATCCGGCGCACCACTGGGGCCGGCACTGCCGATGTTGAACTGCGGCAGTTCGCCATCGAACAGATGCGGAATCAGGGAGCGGATCGAATGCGCGTCGTAAACCACGACAGTTTCGTGTTGCGTACGCAGTCGTTCAATTTCGGCAGCCAGCGCCGCGTGGTAGGGATCGAACCAGGTTTCGCGCCGGTACTGGATTTCTGCTTCGTCGGGCTCGTGGCCGGCGCGGTATAGCGGCTGGTTGTCGAAGGTGGTGAGCGGGCACAGACCGGTGGTGTTTTGACCTGGATACAGGGAGGCGCCGGAGGGGTCGCGGTTGACGTCGATAAGCGAGCGCGAGATCGCTGTGCGAACGGTGGTGGCGCCCAGCGCCTTGGCGAAGGCATAGAGCTCGTGCACCCACCAGTCGGCGTCGCGCCGTGCCAGCCACGGTGATACGAAGTGGCCAACCCGTGAGGCAGGAAGCTCGGTGCCGGTATGCGGGAAGCTGACGATCAGCGGAGCGTGACCGTGGTGGATCTGCAGCCAGTCAGGGGTGTTCGTCATGGGGATTCCTGATGTAAGGCGGAGCGGCGATTTTTGCTTTGCGCGTTGCATGGCAGATTGCGGTGCCCCCAGCCTTCACCTCTCCCGCTTGCGGGAGAGGATGCCCGGAGGGCAGGTGAGGGCGCTCTTTGCGGTGAGTGCAAAAAGCTCCCCTCATCCGGCGCTTCGCGCCACCTTCTCCCGCAGGCGGGAGAAGGGACTGCATCGGCTGCTTGCGGCGCGTTGTACCTGGCCTGACGGATTGCAGCGCTGCTAGCTGTCTCCTCTCCCGCATGCGGGAGAAGGGATTGCATCGTGGCTTGCGGCGAACTGTGCTCGGTCTGGCAGATTGCAGCGCTGCTAGCTGTCGCCTCTCCCGCAAGCGGGAGAGGATGCCCGGAGGGCAGGTGAGGGCGCTCTTCGCGATATGGCCCCAACGCTAGCCGACAGCTCTGCATACGCTTCGATCAAGCCTTGTCAGTCACATCAACCCCCGGCAACTGCAGACCCAAGCCGGCCGTCAGCGCACCCGCGCGCACCAATGCAGTCGCAGCAACCATATCCGGGTGGAAGTAACGATCGTCCACCAGGGTCGGCACCTGCGCGCGCAAGGTCGAACGCACCTGCTCCAACGCTGGACTCGAACGCAGCGGCGCATGGAAGTCGCAGCCCTGGCCGGCAGCAAGCAGTTCGATGCCAATGACGTTGGCAGCGTTCTCAGCCATGGCGATAAGTCGACGTGCGCCATGCGCAGCCATCGACACATGGTCTTCCTGGTTGGCCGAGGTCGGGATCGAATCGACGCTGGCCGGGTAGGCGCGCTGCTTGTTCTCGGAAACCAATGCTGCCGCGGTGACCTGCGGAATCATGAAGCCGGAGTTCAGGCCCGGCTTCGGGGTCAGGAAGGCGGGCAGGCCGGACAACGCAGGATCCACCAGCATCGCGGTACGACGCTCGCTGATCGAGCCGATCTCGCAGACCGCCATCGCCAGCATGTCTGCCGCAAACGCCACCGGTTCGGCGTGGAAGTTGCCGCCGCTCAATGCTTCGCCGGTATCGGTGAATACCAGCGGATTGTCGGAGACGCCATTGGCCTCGATTTCCAGGGTGGTCGCTGCCTGACGCATCACATCCAGCGCCGCACCCATTACCTGCGGCTGGCAGCGCAGGCAGTATGGATCCTGCACACGCACGTCGTTGTCGCGGTGCGATTCGCGGATCGCCGAGCCCTGCATCAGCTCGCGCAACACCGCTGCGGTGGCGATCTGCCCGCGCTGCCCGCGGATGCTGTGGATACGCGGATCAAACGGCGTATCCGAGCCCTTGGCTGCTTCCACCGACAAGGCGCCGGTAACCAGCGCTGCATGGAATACCACTTCGATTTCAAACAAACCGGCCAGCGCATAGGCAGTCGAATACTGCGTGCCATTGAGCA harbors:
- a CDS encoding CocE/NonD family hydrolase: MRRPEPRSPQRLHSRLTSPASRLQPMQASRYAHPCDVLLKANEQTDGPAMRGLLVLLLLFGAGSASALDLSVPPPARLQAADVDAAMPGLARLTLARLSQGDEQQLLDTRFRLQIVAGQYPQALESIRKLRALRGDSTQQPPLYLQYEIYARAKQLQLAQRINFADAWKRSFADNFQRLDDPTALKAEFAFGTNLQRLREQRDRLVDATESVAALNDEQAVALLRAWQVHRAYAEFLPLAPQAINEDDARRYSIDRNISITTRDGARISAISMHPAKATKLPVLLTFTIYANDDWAWMDAKTMAAHGYGSVVAYSRGKGRSPDPIRPYDHDGSDAAAVIAWAAALPWSNGKVGMYGGSYSGFTQWAALKRGAPALKAIATSATTAPGIDVPMEGGIFLNFIYPWPLYTTNNTSLDDATYGDSGRWNALNSRWYQSGQPYRELPKLDGTANPLFEQWLQHPTYDAYWQAMIPQGREFAEIGIPVLATTGYFDGAQIGALHYFREHLKQRPDADHTLLIGPYEHFTMQTGVPEQVQGYSPDPVARIDLQALRLAWFDHVLKGAAKPALLSDRINWQVMGSNRWRHAATLEAMPTRQQRLYLVPGSEGTQQLAAEAAPARSSLQRVDFRDRSDAGWQAPRDVINRTLDPHAGLVFLSEPLTQETELAGAFSGMLDFSLSKQDADVALAIYELTADGNYLDLAYWLQRLSHAQDPSQRQLLEPSQRHRVRISDTRLIGRKLSAGSRVVVTLGVIKQPDRQLNLGSGKDPSDETLADAGTPLEIRWYGSSHIDLPVRD
- the hutU gene encoding urocanate hydratase, encoding MTRHDPTRNPRAPRGNTLNCKSWQTEAPFRMLQNNLDAEVAEDPTSLVVYGGIGRAARDWESYDKILETLKRLDDNQTLLVQSGKPVGVFPTHPDAPRVLIANSNLVPHWANWEHFNELDKKGLMMYGQMTAGSWIYIGSQGIVQGTYETFVEMGHQHYGGSLKGKWILTAGLGGMGGAQPLAASLAGASSLTIECRQSSIDFRLRTRYVDEQATDIDDALARIAKYTASDEAKSIALLGNAAEILPELVRRGVRPDCVTDQTSAHDPVHGYLPIGWSVEQWLAEQQANPEKVRDAAKAAMRVHVEAMLAFHAAGIPTVDYGNNIRQMAFDEGLKNAFDFPGFVPAYVRPLFCRGIGPFRWVALSGDPEDIYKTDAKVKEIIADDPNLHRWLDMARERISFQGLPARICWVGLGLRHKLGLAFNEMVRNGELSAPVVIGRDHLDSGSVASPNRETESMKDGSDAVSDWPLLNAMLNVAGGATWVSLHHGGGVGMGYSQHSGVVIVCDGSEAADQRIARVLWNDPGTGVMRHADAGYDIAIDCAKDKGLDLPGILG
- the hutG gene encoding N-formylglutamate deformylase; its protein translation is MTNTPDWLQIHHGHAPLIVSFPHTGTELPASRVGHFVSPWLARRDADWWVHELYAFAKALGATTVRTAISRSLIDVNRDPSGASLYPGQNTTGLCPLTTFDNQPLYRAGHEPDEAEIQYRRETWFDPYHAALAAEIERLRTQHETVVVYDAHSIRSLIPHLFDGELPQFNIGSAGPSGAPDTSCDNALTDVVENLCAMSGMSHVRNGRFKGGWITRHYSNTANGVHTLQMELGCRGYMHEPAPEDVDEHSWPTPYDPEHATPVRNTLQQVLGACLEFSTRRNA
- the hutH gene encoding histidine ammonia-lyase produces the protein MSITLTLLPGHVPLAQWRQIYRGASVRLDESAQAAVLRSAQVVDAIVAKGEPVYGINTGFGKLASVRIEREDLETLQRNIVLSHAAGVGEPMPVDVVRLMMALKLTSLAQGASGIRPQTLALLEAMLQKDVVPVVPCQGSVGASGDLAPLSHLASVMIGVGEAFIGGVRMSAEAAFAQAGLQPLVLGAKEGLALLNGTQYSTAYALAGLFEIEVVFHAALVTGALSVEAAKGSDTPFDPRIHSIRGQRGQIATAAVLRELMQGSAIRESHRDNDVRVQDPYCLRCQPQVMGAALDVMRQAATTLEIEANGVSDNPLVFTDTGEALSGGNFHAEPVAFAADMLAMAVCEIGSISERRTAMLVDPALSGLPAFLTPKPGLNSGFMIPQVTAAALVSENKQRAYPASVDSIPTSANQEDHVSMAAHGARRLIAMAENAANVIGIELLAAGQGCDFHAPLRSSPALEQVRSTLRAQVPTLVDDRYFHPDMVAATALVRAGALTAGLGLQLPGVDVTDKA